A single genomic interval of Rosistilla ulvae harbors:
- a CDS encoding dihydroorotase, translated as MKTLIKNATVVFPDQIGKASVLIDDGRIVVDPSPATVADETIDASGLHLLPGAIDDQVHFRQPGLEHKEDLAHASRACAAGGVTTFLEMPNTNPTTTTRERLREKNALGATHSAVNYGFYMGATTSNLDELKPSGETPGIKIFIGSSTGNMLVDEQAVLEQIFAETEMPICAHCEDETTVRANAERYAGSDDITNHSRIRSPEAAYIATRRAVDLSVRHQHRFHVLHVSTAAELELITPARPYVTAEVCPHHLFFNVDDYARLGSLIQMNPSIKSADDNRQLWQALLDGAIQVIATDHAPHTLAEKQQPYPKSPSGLPAVENSLPLLLNQVAQGKCDLQQVVHWMCDAPARVWGIVGKGRIADGYDADLVLVDLNQQKTIRNEEQQTKCRWSPWDGETLTGWPVTTWVGGRRVFDRGRFDASIRGTLPLFDHQRGGYWATEQGVGLA; from the coding sequence ATGAAAACCCTGATCAAAAACGCAACGGTCGTATTCCCAGATCAAATCGGCAAGGCATCGGTGCTGATCGATGACGGTCGAATCGTGGTCGATCCCAGTCCCGCCACGGTCGCCGATGAAACGATCGACGCCAGCGGACTGCATCTGTTGCCCGGAGCGATCGACGATCAGGTTCACTTCCGCCAGCCCGGCTTGGAACATAAAGAAGACCTGGCCCACGCCAGCCGCGCCTGCGCCGCCGGCGGCGTGACCACGTTCCTCGAGATGCCTAACACGAATCCGACTACGACGACGCGCGAGCGTTTGCGCGAAAAGAATGCTCTCGGTGCCACCCACTCCGCCGTCAACTACGGCTTCTACATGGGTGCCACGACCAGCAATCTCGACGAATTGAAACCAAGCGGTGAGACGCCGGGTATCAAGATCTTCATCGGCAGCAGCACCGGCAACATGCTGGTCGATGAACAGGCGGTGTTGGAACAGATTTTTGCCGAAACCGAGATGCCGATCTGCGCCCACTGCGAAGATGAGACGACGGTCCGCGCGAATGCCGAGCGATACGCCGGCAGCGACGACATCACGAACCATTCGCGGATTCGGTCTCCTGAAGCGGCTTACATCGCCACGCGGCGCGCTGTCGATCTGTCGGTCCGGCATCAGCACCGCTTTCATGTCCTGCATGTTTCGACAGCTGCGGAACTGGAACTGATCACTCCGGCACGACCTTATGTTACGGCAGAGGTTTGCCCGCATCACCTGTTCTTCAACGTCGACGATTACGCCCGGCTCGGATCGCTGATCCAAATGAATCCGTCGATCAAATCTGCCGACGACAATCGCCAGCTGTGGCAGGCGCTTTTGGACGGCGCGATCCAAGTCATCGCGACCGACCACGCGCCTCATACGCTCGCCGAAAAGCAACAGCCTTATCCGAAGAGTCCCTCCGGTCTTCCAGCGGTCGAAAACAGCCTGCCGCTGTTGCTGAACCAAGTCGCTCAAGGGAAGTGCGATCTGCAGCAGGTGGTCCATTGGATGTGTGATGCCCCGGCGCGAGTTTGGGGAATCGTCGGCAAAGGGCGGATCGCCGATGGCTATGATGCCGATCTGGTGTTGGTCGATCTGAACCAACAGAAAACGATCCGCAATGAAGAACAGCAAACGAAGTGTCGTTGGTCCCCTTGGGACGGCGAGACCTTAACCGGCTGGCCTGTGACGACCTGGGTCGGCGGTCGCCGAGTCTTCGATCGCGGCCGCTTCGATGCGTCGATTCGCGGAACGCTGCCGCTGTTCGATCACCAACGCGGCGGCTACTGGGCGACCGAGCAGGGCGTGGGGCTGGCGTAA